A genomic window from Bombus pyrosoma isolate SC7728 linkage group LG8, ASM1482585v1, whole genome shotgun sequence includes:
- the LOC122569987 gene encoding LIM domain kinase 1 isoform X6, whose product MLRKISITSTRRVPMKVMQKHLGSRESGGTLTCAGCLNAIDEDEFIQALNQEWHIDCFRCSACDIGLSTWYFEKDGLLFCKDDYGAAYGEACQGCGQIITGPVMLAGDHKFHPECFACNSCGAFIGDGESYALVERSKLYCGSCYKRQMQPINRTANCPFSRKPHSIRLVEIPPNSSDPEKQRGIKLTLDTTPNPRNCGALLRISELMRNVRGKISKLLASVMEVLFRLCCHFSNHRLNMSSDLISLHIGDRILEINGTPVKDQPIESIENLIQHSDTVLQLTIEHDPDAVSRRPAYSSPTAAMLTSIASPRTSPENKERLFKRRDEGYISGTRSRQLRRTRDPMHKERSSSMSRLLDGSSPTNPTCDLSRTRSFRVEPKNQRIFRASDLVKGELLGTGFFGQVFKVTHRDTNEVMVLKELYRVDEEAQKNFLKEVAVLRSLHHNNVLRFIGVLYKDKKLHLVTEYIAGGTLRALLHDTNEILPWEQRTSFAKDIAAGMAYLHSMNIIHRDLNSHNCLVREDKTVVVADFGLARIIQNGNSPHSRKYSRHSDGEVKTSKKERKKRYTVVGNPYWMAPEMMKGNKYDEKVDIFSFGIVVCEIIGRVQADPDYLPRSSDFGLNQNVFKEKFCSNCPEMFYMIAFLCCDLNPDKRPPFEVMQLWLKALEKHLSVGAELPSHLEFDVRNYTGSSTSTSESTTPETLTPQLKPIKEGQVHQEKKRCSGCDDSTLEREETVPSSNILQVPDVITPRGRYTRQNSKTNESSGTSGRYSRQNSRSKEASVDKPDIVISPDSGGFTGCFPRQTIKSTESPAHFSNDNQDSYVKNETESNLKRIPTIEKIRYVGRASPSSLSDTLEYIIDNKYSYKVNNNLNSKSAEKSSEYNSMSGGHSRTKLEGKFKMPDTNSVSSYLRQIGKSMNVVEKESKVDGKNNNDTKKTVGETSKSSAGSYLRRTKISPTKETPKNAFSPQKNSQSEAGTSLQSKGTSSRTLYSGINAWRREMGIG is encoded by the exons ATGCTTAGGAAAATTTCTATCACTAGTACGCGTCGCGTTCCTATGAAAGTCATGCAAAAAC aCCTGGGAAGTAGGGAAAGTGGTGGGACATTAACGTGTGCTGGATGTCTCAATGCAATTGATGAAGATGAATTTATACAGGCACTAAATCAAGAATGGCATATCGATTGCTTTCg GTGTTCAGCATGTGATATTGGTCTATCCACATGGTACTTTGAGAAAGATGGCTTATTGTTCTGTAAGGATGATTATGGGGCTGCCTATGGTGAAGCTTGTCAAGGTTGTGGCCAAATCATTACGGGTCCTGTCATGTTGGCAGGAGATCACAAATTTCACCCAGAATGCTTTGCGTGCAACTCCTGTGGAGCCTTCATTGGAGATGGAGAGAGTTATGCACTAGTTGAGAGATCCAAGTTATATTGTGGGAGTTGTTACAAGAGACAGATGCAACCAATCAATAGGACAGCTAATTGTCCCTTCTCGAGAAAACCACATAGCATCAGATTAGTTGAGATACCTCCAAATTCTTCTGATCCTGAGAAACAGAGAGGAATTAAATTGACATTAGACACAACTCCGAATCCCCGAAATTGTGGTGCTTTACTTCGCATATCTGA GTTAATGAGAAATGTTCGTGGAAAAATCAGTAAGCTGCTGGCCTCTGTGATGGAGGTTCTATTTAGACTATGCTGCCACTTCTCTAATCATAG ACTGAATATGTCCAGTGATCTCATATCTTTGCACATTGGTGACCGCATACTCGAAATAAATGGCACTCCGGTTAAGGATCAGCCTATAGAGAGCATTGAAAATCTAATACAACATTCCGACACAGTTTTACAG TTAACCATTGAGCACGATCCGGACGCAGTGTCTCGACGACCCGCATATTCATCGCCGACCGCAGCGATGTTGACATCGATTGCAAGTCCTAGAACAAGTCCCGAAAATAAAGAACGTCTATTTAAACGCCGAGATGAAGGATATATCAGTGGGACACGAAGCAGACAATTGCGGAGGACCAGGGATCCTATGCACAAAGAGCGTAGTAGCTCCATGTCGCGACTGCTTGACGG atctTCGCCCACAAATCCTACATGTGACTTAAGCAGAACTAGATCGTTTCGTGTCGAACCAAAGaatcaaagaatatttcgCGCCAGTGATCTAGTAAAGGGTGAACTGCTAGGTACAGGATTTTTTGGGCAAGTGTTCAAAGTCACACACAGAGATACCAACGAAGTGATGGTGCTAAAAGAGTTGTACAGAGTAGACGAAGAAGCTCAAAAGAACTTTTTAAAAGAG GTTGCTGTGTTACGTTCGTTACATCATAACAATGTTCTCCGATTCATTGGTGTTTTGTACAAAGATAAAAAGCTCCATTTGGTCACCGAGTACATAGCGGGTGGAACTCTGAGAGCTCTGCTTCATGATACGAACGAAATCTTACCGTGGGAGCAACGGACGTCGTTTGCTAAAGACATAGCCGCTGGCATGGCTTACTTACATTCCATGAATATCATTCACCGAGATTTGAACTCGCACAATTGTCTCGTACGCGAGGATAAGACTGTAGTCGTGGCCGATTTCGGCCTAGCCAGGATAATACAGAATGGCAATTCCCCCCACAGTCGCAAATACAGCAGACATTCCGACGGAGAGGTGAAAACATCAaagaaagagcgaaagaaaagatacaCAGTAGTCGGGAATCCGTATTGGATGGCGCCTGAAATGATGAAGGGCAACAAGTATGACGAAAAAGTTGATATATTCAGCTTTGGTATTGTAGTTTGTGAAATCATTGGCCGGGTTCAAGCCGATCCCGATTATTTACCACGCTCTTCAGATTTTGGCCTGAACCAAAACGTATTCAAAGAGAAATTTTGCTCCAATTGCCcagaaatgttttatatgatCGCCTTTCTTTGCTGCGACCTGAATCCCGACAAGAGGCCACCTTTCGAAGTGATGCAGTTATGGTTGAAAGCGTTAGAAAAGCATTTATCGGTGGGCGCAGAATTGCCATCGCATTTGGAATTCGATGTTAGAAACTACACAGGATCGAGTACGAGTACGAGCGAGTCCACGACTCCAGAAACACTGACGCCACAATTGAAGCCTATTAAAGAAGGTCAAGTACACCAGGAGAAGAAACGATGCAGCGGTTGTGACGACAGCACGCTGGAACGCGAAGAAACTGTGCCTAGTAGCAATATTCTTCAAGTGCCTGACGTGATAACTCCTCGAGGAAGGTATACGAGACAAAATAGTAAAACGAACGAATCATCTGGAACCTCTGGTCGTTACTCGAGACAAAACTCGAGGTCTAAGGAAGCTTCCGTCGATAAACCAGACATTGTTATTTCTCCGGACTCTGGTGGATTCACTGGCTGCTTTCCAAGGCAAACTATCAAGTCGACCGAATCGCCTGCTCACTTTTCTAACGATAATCAGGATTCGTacgtgaaaaatgaaacggaaTCTAATTTGAAACGGATACCTACTATCGAAAAAATACGGTATGTGGGCAGAGCGAGTCCGAGCTCTCTGTCGGATACTCTTGAATACATTATCGATAACAAGTACTCGTACAAagtgaataataatttgaattccAAGTCGGCGGAGAAATCCAGTGAATATAATTCGATGAGCGGCGGCCACTCGAGAACGAAGTTGGAGGGCAAGTTCAAAATGCCGGATACGAATTCTGTTAGTTCCTACTTGAGGCAAATTGGAAAATCAATGAACGTCGTAGAGAAGGAAAGTAAAGTTGATGGTAAGAACAATAACGATACGAAGAAGACTGTAGGCGAGACTTCAAAATCATCGGCAGGCTCTTATCTCAGAAGGACAAAGATTTCTCCCACAAAAGAGACGCCAAAGAATGCATTTTCGCCGCAGAAGAACAGTCAATCCGAAGCTGGTACTTCGTTACAATCAAAA ggAACCTCCTCTCGCACTTTGTATTCAGGCATAAATGCATGGCGACGCGAAATGGGAATTGGCTGA
- the LOC122569987 gene encoding LIM domain kinase 1 isoform X2 translates to MDEVSSNDLGSRESGGTLTCAGCLNAIDEDEFIQALNQEWHIDCFRCSACDIGLSTWYFEKDGLLFCKDDYGAAYGEACQGCGQIITGPVMLAGDHKFHPECFACNSCGAFIGDGESYALVERSKLYCGSCYKRQMQPINRTANCPFSRKPHSIRLVEIPPNSSDPEKQRGIKLTLDTTPNPRNCGALLRISELMRNVRGKISKLLASVMEVLFRLCCHFSNHRLNMSSDLISLHIGDRILEINGTPVKDQPIESIENLIQHSDTVLQLTIEHDPDAVSRRPAYSSPTAAMLTSIASPRTSPENKERLFKRRDEGYISGTRSRQLRRTRDPMHKERSSSMSRLLDGSSPTNPTCDLSRTRSFRVEPKNQRIFRASDLVKGELLGTGFFGQVFKVTHRDTNEVMVLKELYRVDEEAQKNFLKEVAVLRSLHHNNVLRFIGVLYKDKKLHLVTEYIAGGTLRALLHDTNEILPWEQRTSFAKDIAAGMAYLHSMNIIHRDLNSHNCLVREDKTVVVADFGLARIIQNGNSPHSRKYSRHSDGEVKTSKKERKKRYTVVGNPYWMAPEMMKGNKYDEKVDIFSFGIVVCEIIGRVQADPDYLPRSSDFGLNQNVFKEKFCSNCPEMFYMIAFLCCDLNPDKRPPFEVMQLWLKALEKHLSVGAELPSHLEFDVRNYTGSSTSTSESTTPETLTPQLKPIKEGQVHQEKKRCSGCDDSTLEREETVPSSNILQVPDVITPRGRYTRQNSKTNESSGTSGRYSRQNSRSKEASVDKPDIVISPDSGGFTGCFPRQTIKSTESPAHFSNDNQDSYVKNETESNLKRIPTIEKIRYVGRASPSSLSDTLEYIIDNKYSYKVNNNLNSKSAEKSSEYNSMSGGHSRTKLEGKFKMPDTNSVSSYLRQIGKSMNVVEKESKVDGKNNNDTKKTVGETSKSSAGSYLRRTKISPTKETPKNAFSPQKNSQSEAGTSLQSKVSVSPGEVTEDEPINDRVTRQESNVSDIGSILSRQGSLTVLDCTAKHKDKMCKDYSPFNTLQKEDLRKEGSFRNNTALHYTDSLYSNSSLSKNDNFLSYNTRNETNVDNKKDCTASTQNCTNFESSNSKKTVIETAPMYDGKLPNSLTEYTECYKNVDLCRQDSFGSDSAVGTMRSNFFADLDFVQLRDGRHTPDLCHTPERCCTPNRAASPIESTAL, encoded by the exons ATGGATGAAGTTTCGTCAAACG aCCTGGGAAGTAGGGAAAGTGGTGGGACATTAACGTGTGCTGGATGTCTCAATGCAATTGATGAAGATGAATTTATACAGGCACTAAATCAAGAATGGCATATCGATTGCTTTCg GTGTTCAGCATGTGATATTGGTCTATCCACATGGTACTTTGAGAAAGATGGCTTATTGTTCTGTAAGGATGATTATGGGGCTGCCTATGGTGAAGCTTGTCAAGGTTGTGGCCAAATCATTACGGGTCCTGTCATGTTGGCAGGAGATCACAAATTTCACCCAGAATGCTTTGCGTGCAACTCCTGTGGAGCCTTCATTGGAGATGGAGAGAGTTATGCACTAGTTGAGAGATCCAAGTTATATTGTGGGAGTTGTTACAAGAGACAGATGCAACCAATCAATAGGACAGCTAATTGTCCCTTCTCGAGAAAACCACATAGCATCAGATTAGTTGAGATACCTCCAAATTCTTCTGATCCTGAGAAACAGAGAGGAATTAAATTGACATTAGACACAACTCCGAATCCCCGAAATTGTGGTGCTTTACTTCGCATATCTGA GTTAATGAGAAATGTTCGTGGAAAAATCAGTAAGCTGCTGGCCTCTGTGATGGAGGTTCTATTTAGACTATGCTGCCACTTCTCTAATCATAG ACTGAATATGTCCAGTGATCTCATATCTTTGCACATTGGTGACCGCATACTCGAAATAAATGGCACTCCGGTTAAGGATCAGCCTATAGAGAGCATTGAAAATCTAATACAACATTCCGACACAGTTTTACAG TTAACCATTGAGCACGATCCGGACGCAGTGTCTCGACGACCCGCATATTCATCGCCGACCGCAGCGATGTTGACATCGATTGCAAGTCCTAGAACAAGTCCCGAAAATAAAGAACGTCTATTTAAACGCCGAGATGAAGGATATATCAGTGGGACACGAAGCAGACAATTGCGGAGGACCAGGGATCCTATGCACAAAGAGCGTAGTAGCTCCATGTCGCGACTGCTTGACGG atctTCGCCCACAAATCCTACATGTGACTTAAGCAGAACTAGATCGTTTCGTGTCGAACCAAAGaatcaaagaatatttcgCGCCAGTGATCTAGTAAAGGGTGAACTGCTAGGTACAGGATTTTTTGGGCAAGTGTTCAAAGTCACACACAGAGATACCAACGAAGTGATGGTGCTAAAAGAGTTGTACAGAGTAGACGAAGAAGCTCAAAAGAACTTTTTAAAAGAG GTTGCTGTGTTACGTTCGTTACATCATAACAATGTTCTCCGATTCATTGGTGTTTTGTACAAAGATAAAAAGCTCCATTTGGTCACCGAGTACATAGCGGGTGGAACTCTGAGAGCTCTGCTTCATGATACGAACGAAATCTTACCGTGGGAGCAACGGACGTCGTTTGCTAAAGACATAGCCGCTGGCATGGCTTACTTACATTCCATGAATATCATTCACCGAGATTTGAACTCGCACAATTGTCTCGTACGCGAGGATAAGACTGTAGTCGTGGCCGATTTCGGCCTAGCCAGGATAATACAGAATGGCAATTCCCCCCACAGTCGCAAATACAGCAGACATTCCGACGGAGAGGTGAAAACATCAaagaaagagcgaaagaaaagatacaCAGTAGTCGGGAATCCGTATTGGATGGCGCCTGAAATGATGAAGGGCAACAAGTATGACGAAAAAGTTGATATATTCAGCTTTGGTATTGTAGTTTGTGAAATCATTGGCCGGGTTCAAGCCGATCCCGATTATTTACCACGCTCTTCAGATTTTGGCCTGAACCAAAACGTATTCAAAGAGAAATTTTGCTCCAATTGCCcagaaatgttttatatgatCGCCTTTCTTTGCTGCGACCTGAATCCCGACAAGAGGCCACCTTTCGAAGTGATGCAGTTATGGTTGAAAGCGTTAGAAAAGCATTTATCGGTGGGCGCAGAATTGCCATCGCATTTGGAATTCGATGTTAGAAACTACACAGGATCGAGTACGAGTACGAGCGAGTCCACGACTCCAGAAACACTGACGCCACAATTGAAGCCTATTAAAGAAGGTCAAGTACACCAGGAGAAGAAACGATGCAGCGGTTGTGACGACAGCACGCTGGAACGCGAAGAAACTGTGCCTAGTAGCAATATTCTTCAAGTGCCTGACGTGATAACTCCTCGAGGAAGGTATACGAGACAAAATAGTAAAACGAACGAATCATCTGGAACCTCTGGTCGTTACTCGAGACAAAACTCGAGGTCTAAGGAAGCTTCCGTCGATAAACCAGACATTGTTATTTCTCCGGACTCTGGTGGATTCACTGGCTGCTTTCCAAGGCAAACTATCAAGTCGACCGAATCGCCTGCTCACTTTTCTAACGATAATCAGGATTCGTacgtgaaaaatgaaacggaaTCTAATTTGAAACGGATACCTACTATCGAAAAAATACGGTATGTGGGCAGAGCGAGTCCGAGCTCTCTGTCGGATACTCTTGAATACATTATCGATAACAAGTACTCGTACAAagtgaataataatttgaattccAAGTCGGCGGAGAAATCCAGTGAATATAATTCGATGAGCGGCGGCCACTCGAGAACGAAGTTGGAGGGCAAGTTCAAAATGCCGGATACGAATTCTGTTAGTTCCTACTTGAGGCAAATTGGAAAATCAATGAACGTCGTAGAGAAGGAAAGTAAAGTTGATGGTAAGAACAATAACGATACGAAGAAGACTGTAGGCGAGACTTCAAAATCATCGGCAGGCTCTTATCTCAGAAGGACAAAGATTTCTCCCACAAAAGAGACGCCAAAGAATGCATTTTCGCCGCAGAAGAACAGTCAATCCGAAGCTGGTACTTCGTTACAATCAAAAGTAAGTGTAAGCCCGGGAGAAGTTACCGAAGATGAGCCAATCAACGATAGGGTAACCAGGCAGGAAAGTAATGTTTCGGATATCGGTAGTATATTGTCTAGGCAAGGAAGTCTCACAGTATTAGATTGTACAGCCAAACACAAAGATAAGATGTGTAAAGATTATTCGCCTTTTAACACCTTGCAGAAGGAGGATCTCCGTAAAGAAGGCAGTTTCAGGAATAATACTGCGCTTCATTATACAGATAGTCTCTATTCGAATTCGAGTCTTTCCAAGAACGATAATTTTCTCTCGTACAATACTCGAAATGAGACTAATGTAGATAACAAAAAAGACTGCACCGCATCCACCCAAAATTGTACGAATTTCGAGTCGAGTAACTCTAAGAAGACAGTAATTGAAACGGCGCCGATGTATGATGGAAAATTGCCTAACTCTTTAACCGAGTACACcgaatgttataaaaatgtgGATCTATGCAGGCAGGATAGTTTCGGTTCCGACAGCGCAGTCGGTACCATGAGAAGCAATTTTTTCGCAGACTTAGATTTCGTTCAGTTACGAGACGGTAGGCATACACCGGATTTGTGCCATACTCCTGAACGGTGTTGCACTCCTAATCGGGCTGCGTCGCCGATAGAGAGCACAGCTTTGTGA
- the LOC122569987 gene encoding LIM domain kinase 1 isoform X4, translated as MLRKISITSTRRVPMKVMQKHLGSRESGGTLTCAGCLNAIDEDEFIQALNQEWHIDCFRCSACDIGLSTWYFEKDGLLFCKDDYGAAYGEACQGCGQIITGPVMLAGDHKFHPECFACNSCGAFIGDGESYALVERSKLYCGSCYKRQMQPINRTANCPFSRKPHSIRLVEIPPNSSDPEKQRGIKLTLDTTPNPRNCGALLRISELMRNVRGKISKLLASVMEVLFRLCCHFSNHRLNMSSDLISLHIGDRILEINGTPVKDQPIESIENLIQHSDTVLQLTIEHDPDAVSRRPAYSSPTAAMLTSIASPRTSPENKERLFKRRDEGYISGTRSRQLRRTRDPMHKERSSSMSRLLDGSSPTNPTCDLSRTRSFRVEPKNQRIFRASDLVKGELLGTGFFGQVFKVTHRDTNEVMVLKELYRVDEEAQKNFLKEVAVLRSLHHNNVLRFIGVLYKDKKLHLVTEYIAGGTLRALLHDTNEILPWEQRTSFAKDIAAGMAYLHSMNIIHRDLNSHNCLVREDKTVVVADFGLARIIQNGNSPHSRKYSRHSDGEVKTSKKERKKRYTVVGNPYWMAPEMMKGNKYDEKVDIFSFGIVVCEIIGRVQADPDYLPRSSDFGLNQNVFKEKFCSNCPEMFYMIAFLCCDLNPDKRPPFEVMQLWLKALEKHLSVGAELPSHLEFDVRNYTGSSTSTSESTTPETLTPQLKPIKEGQVHQEKKRCSGCDDSTLEREETVPSSNILQVPDVITPRGRYTRQNSKTNESSGTSGRYSRQNSRSKEASVDKPDIVISPDSGGFTGCFPRQTIKSTESPAHFSNDNQDSYVKNETESNLKRIPTIEKIRYVGRASPSSLSDTLEYIIDNKYSYKVNNNLNSKSAEKSSEYNSMSGGHSRTKLEGKFKMPDTNSVSSYLRQIGKSMNVVEKESKVDGKNNNDTKKTVGETSKSSAGSYLRRTKISPTKETPKNAFSPQKNSQSEAGTSLQSKKEDLRKEGSFRNNTALHYTDSLYSNSSLSKNDNFLSYNTRNETNVDNKKDCTASTQNCTNFESSNSKKTVIETAPMYDGKLPNSLTEYTECYKNVDLCRQDSFGSDSAVGTMRSNFFADLDFVQLRDGRHTPDLCHTPERCCTPNRAASPIESTAL; from the exons ATGCTTAGGAAAATTTCTATCACTAGTACGCGTCGCGTTCCTATGAAAGTCATGCAAAAAC aCCTGGGAAGTAGGGAAAGTGGTGGGACATTAACGTGTGCTGGATGTCTCAATGCAATTGATGAAGATGAATTTATACAGGCACTAAATCAAGAATGGCATATCGATTGCTTTCg GTGTTCAGCATGTGATATTGGTCTATCCACATGGTACTTTGAGAAAGATGGCTTATTGTTCTGTAAGGATGATTATGGGGCTGCCTATGGTGAAGCTTGTCAAGGTTGTGGCCAAATCATTACGGGTCCTGTCATGTTGGCAGGAGATCACAAATTTCACCCAGAATGCTTTGCGTGCAACTCCTGTGGAGCCTTCATTGGAGATGGAGAGAGTTATGCACTAGTTGAGAGATCCAAGTTATATTGTGGGAGTTGTTACAAGAGACAGATGCAACCAATCAATAGGACAGCTAATTGTCCCTTCTCGAGAAAACCACATAGCATCAGATTAGTTGAGATACCTCCAAATTCTTCTGATCCTGAGAAACAGAGAGGAATTAAATTGACATTAGACACAACTCCGAATCCCCGAAATTGTGGTGCTTTACTTCGCATATCTGA GTTAATGAGAAATGTTCGTGGAAAAATCAGTAAGCTGCTGGCCTCTGTGATGGAGGTTCTATTTAGACTATGCTGCCACTTCTCTAATCATAG ACTGAATATGTCCAGTGATCTCATATCTTTGCACATTGGTGACCGCATACTCGAAATAAATGGCACTCCGGTTAAGGATCAGCCTATAGAGAGCATTGAAAATCTAATACAACATTCCGACACAGTTTTACAG TTAACCATTGAGCACGATCCGGACGCAGTGTCTCGACGACCCGCATATTCATCGCCGACCGCAGCGATGTTGACATCGATTGCAAGTCCTAGAACAAGTCCCGAAAATAAAGAACGTCTATTTAAACGCCGAGATGAAGGATATATCAGTGGGACACGAAGCAGACAATTGCGGAGGACCAGGGATCCTATGCACAAAGAGCGTAGTAGCTCCATGTCGCGACTGCTTGACGG atctTCGCCCACAAATCCTACATGTGACTTAAGCAGAACTAGATCGTTTCGTGTCGAACCAAAGaatcaaagaatatttcgCGCCAGTGATCTAGTAAAGGGTGAACTGCTAGGTACAGGATTTTTTGGGCAAGTGTTCAAAGTCACACACAGAGATACCAACGAAGTGATGGTGCTAAAAGAGTTGTACAGAGTAGACGAAGAAGCTCAAAAGAACTTTTTAAAAGAG GTTGCTGTGTTACGTTCGTTACATCATAACAATGTTCTCCGATTCATTGGTGTTTTGTACAAAGATAAAAAGCTCCATTTGGTCACCGAGTACATAGCGGGTGGAACTCTGAGAGCTCTGCTTCATGATACGAACGAAATCTTACCGTGGGAGCAACGGACGTCGTTTGCTAAAGACATAGCCGCTGGCATGGCTTACTTACATTCCATGAATATCATTCACCGAGATTTGAACTCGCACAATTGTCTCGTACGCGAGGATAAGACTGTAGTCGTGGCCGATTTCGGCCTAGCCAGGATAATACAGAATGGCAATTCCCCCCACAGTCGCAAATACAGCAGACATTCCGACGGAGAGGTGAAAACATCAaagaaagagcgaaagaaaagatacaCAGTAGTCGGGAATCCGTATTGGATGGCGCCTGAAATGATGAAGGGCAACAAGTATGACGAAAAAGTTGATATATTCAGCTTTGGTATTGTAGTTTGTGAAATCATTGGCCGGGTTCAAGCCGATCCCGATTATTTACCACGCTCTTCAGATTTTGGCCTGAACCAAAACGTATTCAAAGAGAAATTTTGCTCCAATTGCCcagaaatgttttatatgatCGCCTTTCTTTGCTGCGACCTGAATCCCGACAAGAGGCCACCTTTCGAAGTGATGCAGTTATGGTTGAAAGCGTTAGAAAAGCATTTATCGGTGGGCGCAGAATTGCCATCGCATTTGGAATTCGATGTTAGAAACTACACAGGATCGAGTACGAGTACGAGCGAGTCCACGACTCCAGAAACACTGACGCCACAATTGAAGCCTATTAAAGAAGGTCAAGTACACCAGGAGAAGAAACGATGCAGCGGTTGTGACGACAGCACGCTGGAACGCGAAGAAACTGTGCCTAGTAGCAATATTCTTCAAGTGCCTGACGTGATAACTCCTCGAGGAAGGTATACGAGACAAAATAGTAAAACGAACGAATCATCTGGAACCTCTGGTCGTTACTCGAGACAAAACTCGAGGTCTAAGGAAGCTTCCGTCGATAAACCAGACATTGTTATTTCTCCGGACTCTGGTGGATTCACTGGCTGCTTTCCAAGGCAAACTATCAAGTCGACCGAATCGCCTGCTCACTTTTCTAACGATAATCAGGATTCGTacgtgaaaaatgaaacggaaTCTAATTTGAAACGGATACCTACTATCGAAAAAATACGGTATGTGGGCAGAGCGAGTCCGAGCTCTCTGTCGGATACTCTTGAATACATTATCGATAACAAGTACTCGTACAAagtgaataataatttgaattccAAGTCGGCGGAGAAATCCAGTGAATATAATTCGATGAGCGGCGGCCACTCGAGAACGAAGTTGGAGGGCAAGTTCAAAATGCCGGATACGAATTCTGTTAGTTCCTACTTGAGGCAAATTGGAAAATCAATGAACGTCGTAGAGAAGGAAAGTAAAGTTGATGGTAAGAACAATAACGATACGAAGAAGACTGTAGGCGAGACTTCAAAATCATCGGCAGGCTCTTATCTCAGAAGGACAAAGATTTCTCCCACAAAAGAGACGCCAAAGAATGCATTTTCGCCGCAGAAGAACAGTCAATCCGAAGCTGGTACTTCGTTACAATCAAAA AAGGAGGATCTCCGTAAAGAAGGCAGTTTCAGGAATAATACTGCGCTTCATTATACAGATAGTCTCTATTCGAATTCGAGTCTTTCCAAGAACGATAATTTTCTCTCGTACAATACTCGAAATGAGACTAATGTAGATAACAAAAAAGACTGCACCGCATCCACCCAAAATTGTACGAATTTCGAGTCGAGTAACTCTAAGAAGACAGTAATTGAAACGGCGCCGATGTATGATGGAAAATTGCCTAACTCTTTAACCGAGTACACcgaatgttataaaaatgtgGATCTATGCAGGCAGGATAGTTTCGGTTCCGACAGCGCAGTCGGTACCATGAGAAGCAATTTTTTCGCAGACTTAGATTTCGTTCAGTTACGAGACGGTAGGCATACACCGGATTTGTGCCATACTCCTGAACGGTGTTGCACTCCTAATCGGGCTGCGTCGCCGATAGAGAGCACAGCTTTGTGA